The sequence CAACAAGATCAGATAAATTTACACTGTTAGGTCAaatatactggtagtatatactagtagtagaatGTACCGTAAAAGTCCTAAAAAAAAGACACCTCGCAAGAAAAAAGAAGCTACTAAAAGATACACCTAAGGTACGTTTGAAACATAAGAATTTCACATATCATATAAGATGTTTTATTTTGTCTTTTAAGTCAAAATTCTTTAATTGTGAccaaatttattgaaaaaagtAGCAACACATTCAACACAAAACAGACAAAATATCCTATAAAAATGTATTAATTGtgaatttaataaaaactaatttggtgttgtataCATTTTTCCATCAACTTCtccaaacttttaaaaaaaaattgatttaggaaaaatagaaaacacCTCAAATATACAATAGAGGAGCACATGATATTTTCATGAAATTCGAAAAAAATATACCCACGGTTCAAAAAGGACTAGAGGCACGAAAACAAAATACAAGTTCTCTCCAAGGCTCCTTCAAGACATAAGTTCCACAGGAATTAATTCAATTCCTACAAAGACTCAAAAATTCATCAGTTTCATAGTTcatagtaaatttcactttgggttACTTTTTACACCAATATTTCACTTTAGACCATACATTAACTAATGTTTTTTACTTTGGACTGGACAATCTTacctttgttttattttcaaccATCCTAACTCTTTTCTCAAGCATATAAAGACCTCGAGTATGTCAGCTCCTATTCATCAATAAACCTCTTTAGTTGTATGTAGACCATTGCTTTGACATAGAACAAAGTAgatggataaaaaaaatgagtcaCTTTAAAGTGACAAAATGGTGAAATTAcccagtccaaagtgaaaacattggttGAAGGGTGGCCCAAACTGAAACATCGGCAATAAAAAGGTAGTCGAAAATGAAATTTACTctggtatttttttaaatgaagatGGGCGCCGGCCCATCACCGTCGAATGTTCCACAAGCTTCGCGGCCCAACCCCAACCACCCAAAGCCAAGCAACCGTACGGTCTCCTCTCTCGTCAAACCAAACCCAAGCAAAGCACCCGCCACAtcggagaagagagagagagagagcgtggAAGCTTCTGGAAGGTTCTCGAAGATGCTGTCCTCCCTGTCGGCGTGGCTGGTGAACCCGCGGCGGAACCCGCTGGCCCGCCTCCACATGAACGCCGTCGCCTCCCGCCTCCGCAAATACGGTGAGctgccccctccccccttcGAATTCCGccgctagggttagggttagggttttgccgCGGCGGGGGATCTCTCATCGGGGTTCTGGTGTGGGCAGGGCTCCGGTACGACGACCTGTACGACCCCTACCACGACCTCGACATCAAGGAGGCCCTGGCTCGGCTGCCGCGGGAGGTGGTGGACGCCCGCAACCAGCGCCTCAAGCGCGCCATGGACCTCTCCATGAAGCACCAGTACCTCCCCGCCGATGCCCAGGTTGAACAAGATTTCGCAATCATCCTCGGTAGTTTTGGTTCAGTCCCACATTCtgtttgtatgtatgtatgaatGTGTGCGCGACCTGTGGAATTAGTAGAATTGTTTCTTCCATTTGCGTTGTCAATGTGGATACGGTCAATTGCGGCCAGGGACTTACGGAGACGTGGCTTGTCGATGTGGCTAGTTCGTTCCTCGAGCTTTTGCTCCGGGAGACTGCGACGCTCCGTGGCTTGGTGACGTAGGAATTAGAAGGATGGCAACTGGGAGACAATTGGTGAATAGGAATGGGCGGTGGACACCGATTTGATGCTTGTGATAGGGAATGGAACTGTTACTAAATGATGCTATGGCACTGTTAGTTTTGTCCTCTCTCTCTGATACATTTGCTTGTGTCTCCTTGTTAGGTCTATTTTGTTGAGATCGTTTGGTGAATTTGCTTCAATTGACCTCTTATACTTTGTTGTTTTCGGGGTGTACTGAGTTCTTGCTTCCTATCCTGTGTTCAGAATATAGTGAGCTTCCCTTTGAAGCTATAAGACCTTTAATTCCTTCTCCACATTCATCACATTCTGTTTTGACATTCTCCTGTCAATTACCGTCTGATCAGTTATTTAAGAGGACCTATCTGCATATCTCATATATTGTGATTTGCGACACCATTAATTTTCACTTTTTGGCAGGCGAAGCAGACACCGTTCAGAGGCTATTTATCTGATATGCTAGCACTGGTAAGTGTCCTTTTTTATCACCTTACCTTTCTTGTTACTTGAACCATGGATTACTACTTGGGAGCTGGCAATTGGCACTATACATACTGGAATAAAATGAACTTCGCTCATCACAATGTTCTTTTAGGAGCCACTTTACTTGAACAATTGTTTTCATTATACATGTTTGTGGTACCTGATACTTTCCAAGTATTTTGATTTCAAAGATCAAACTTTGTATATTTTGACCAATAATTAGCCAAAGTACATGTACAACTATTACTACTGTATGAAAATACTAGGTTTGCTGTCTTAAGATTGGCTTTCAGTACTATGAATTCCTGAATGTTGGTTCCTCATGCTGATTTAGTATCTAAAAAATTGTGTGCATAATTGCAAAGGTTATTTCTGCTCAAGGCCCCATTCAAATGATTTACTGACGGTTAATTGCTATCCACTAATAGTGTGTCATTGGCTGTTGGTGATTGTCCAGAGAAACAGTCTGCTGTTATCGGTATAAATGATTTGGGTAGTACTCCTTTTATTACACTTGTTTCCTCTTCTGTTGGTAGTAGAATATCATCATATATGAGCAGATGTTTCTTCCAAAGAAATCAATCCTTGACTACTCTGATGTGTGGGCCTTAAGAAACAAAACTCAcgttaaattttgataaaaaaccATCTTTTGCTGGCTACTGTTTGACACATCATGCTTTTCAGGTGAAAAAGGAGAGCGCAGAGCGCGAAGCATTGGGAGCACTCCCCCTGTACCAGAGGACCATCCCATGAAGCGTCTACTTCGTAGGCCTGTTTCTAATTTTCTTGATGTATGAAAGTGAATTCAATAAAACGCAGTGGACGATTATGTACCATGTATTATGCTAAAATCCTTGTTGTGTAATGTGTTATGTGTATGCTTATTATGTGAAGATACCCACCGTCAGTTCTCCATAGATACCTTTTGGTATGACAACTGACATATGGTGTATGTTTTGTAATCAATTTAAAACTCTAAACAGCTTCACTTGGAGCTGAGTAGGTAAGAAAGTTTTCATTGTCGCACAGACCCTCTGAGCCGTATTTTCCTGTTTTACTATGTTCATTTCGAATTTCACTTTAGACAACTCCATTGTTTGCTTATTGGCTTATCAGTtgtagctaaaatttgaattttgaagcttaattttataattgattttaaagtttttttttcatcttagtttattttatagcattggtttttaaattgctaggaacacaaaaatatataaaaagttatatttagaaattatttttggtggtttcgtttttttttctacggGTGATAACCTAGTAGAGCAAATGATGATAGGCTAAGCTATTAACTAGGGTTAAACGTATTGTGTTGGGAGGGTTTACGGCCCTATTTAGGAAAGCTTCTAGCTGTAGTTTCTTCCATGATATTCAGCTATTCAAACTCTGTAGATTCTGATTATATGTAAccatagaatctagaaaataaactataaagCAGAGTTTATCTTAGAATTTGGCTATCAACCAGCTACTATAGAATCTGGAAAACTGTCTTCTgccttctagtttattttctggattctacaactataatTTCTTATAATATGTGCGGAAAGCAGAGATTATATTAGAATCTGGCTACCAACCAGTTACTATAGAACCTGGAAAACTGttttctggcttctagtttattttctggattctacaactataacTTCTTATAATATGGGCGGAAAGCAGAGATTATCTTAGAATCTGGCTATCAACCAGCTACTATAGAACTTGGAAAACTgtcttctggcttctagtttattttctggattctacaactataacTTCTTATAATATGGGCGGAAAGCAGAGATTATCTTAGAATCTGGCTATCAACCAGCTACTATAGAACCTGGAAAACTgtcttctggcttctagtttattttctggattctacaactataacTTCTTATAATATGGGCGGAAAGCAGAGATTATCTTAGAATCTGGCTATCAACCAGCTACTATAGAACCTGGAAAACTgtcttctggcttctagtttattttctggattctacaactataacTTCTTATAATATGGGCGGAAAGCAGAGATTATCTTAGAATCTGGCTATCAACCAGCTACTATAGAACCTGGAAAACTgtcttctggcttctagtttattttctggattctacaactataacTTCTTATAATATGGGCGGAAAGCAGAGATTATCTTAGAATCTGGCTATCAACCAGCTACTATAGAACCTGGAAAACTgtcttctggcttctagtttattttctggattctacaactataacTTCTTATAATATGGGCGGAAAGCAGAGATTATCTTAGAATCTGGCTATCAACCAGCTACTATAGAACCTGGAAAACTgtcttctggcttctagtttattttctggattctacaactataacTTCTTATAATATGGGCGGAAAGCAGAGATTATCTTAGAATCTGGCTATCAACCAGCTACTATAGAACTTGGAAAACTGTTTTCtggcttttagtttattttctagattctaaaACTATAACTTCTTATAATATGGGTGGAAAGTTAAACTGTTTGGGAATTTTTTTTGATTCTAGAGAAGTTGTAGGTAGCAGAAAATCCCCAAACGAGCCCACAATCTTGTAAGTTCGGCCTATGTCTTTTCCTAGGAGGAATAATTTACCTTACATCCCTCATCTAAGAGTTGAGTTTGGATTTCATTCCTCAACCACAAAAAATCACAAAACCAAATACAATGTATCCCTCATCTTTAAAACCCGATGTAAATCAAATCTCTCGGTAGTATTTAAAGCAGTTTTAACTGATGTGGCATCTACGTGGCAATTTGACATGGTCTTTTTGGCTATGTGGCATTTTTATGTGGAACCCATGTcatcttctctcctcctctctctcctctttttcttcaTCTCTCCATTGACGACTCCTCTCCAACCAAAAGCTGTTGAGGGCGTCAAGCCGCTATCGCCTCCGCGACCAGCTGgaactaggggtgaaaacggtacgaaaACTTTTCGGATTCCAGACttattttcgaaaacggaatctgtcggttggaattttttcggaatttttcggaaacAGAAACGAATTCAGAAATATTTTCTCAGAAACGGAATCggaaatgataagggcagttttcgtcggaactcggaatcggtcggaaactttccggaaattCTCTCGAAATTAccagaaattttgtgactgaaatatCCTGGATTCTCTTTTTAAGCACTAAATAGTGAATATcatggtgtttggctgttatttttttaaaaaatatttgttatgtaaatctaaaattacataagaatatttttttgtcctacattgggatttatcaacagcattactcttttaaatatagataatttattcaattggatttatcagtttgaggggttttttattccgataaattttcgttaccgtattcgcgccagttcgttttcgctccgttttcagtttcgataatattcgattccgttttcgtatccggggtttccgattccgaaaaaaatatgaaaacgaaaacgataaataTGGTTTCCGTCCATTTCCGTACCGTTTCCACCCTAGCTGGAACCCTTCTGCGTCACCGATGAGGCCGCCTTCCTTTGCACGCGCGTCATGGACTTGCCTAGATGACAGGaagtggcggcgatggcgtcgctCGACCCGATGACTCCTTGGCGGCGACTCCACCCCCTTTCTCCGCTAAGCtttcctgctgctgcttctctaCTATCGCTGTCTCCTTTCTCCACACCACAACGTTTCCACCTTCCCATCGGCATCGATGAACCAGAGACCAGTAAATGTAGGAGAagggtagagaagagagaaaaataattgGCATGAaccatgatttttattttatttttattagagtgccacgtaagcaccatgTTAACTAAAACCGGGCTGAATACTGCCTTAAGACGTTGTTTACGCCGGTTTTATAAGATAAGGAATGTGTTGTATATGGTTTTGCGGATGAGGGATGTGATTGTAACTCGACCGTAGGATGAGGGACGTGaagtgaacctattcctttctAGGAGCAATTGCGTACTCCTGGGCCAAGGCCATATAACGGATTGGGCTGGGCCTCTGCCTGAAGCACGCATGACGCTGTGCTGCGTTCTTCCTCCCTTTGCCTCTGCTCCTCCTCGTGCTGCTGTTGCTttgctttcttctccttcttcttcttcttcttcttcctctgacGTTTCCCCGCCCCGCCACGGATCCGAGCTCTTctcaaaaccctagctccccgAACCTTCTCCGCCCCGGCGGCAATGGAGGACgaggagatggagaagaaggtgCACCAGTACCTGCAGCGGAAGGGCTTCCGCGTGGCGGGGCTCGCGCTGCTCGAGGACCGCACCCGcctctccgccaccaccaccaccaccaccaccgcctcctcctcctcccactccctcTCCGACGCCGCGCTCTCCAGGTAAcgacctccccctcccctcccggatTCTGCTCTTGCGGCCTCTCGCGCTCGGCTCAGCCGCCGGAGTTTCGGAAACCTAGTGGTGGAATTTGTAGTGTCGTAGTgcaattattattgttataaattgattttttttttgttcgagATGTTGTTTTCACACTCAACTAGTACT is a genomic window of Oryza glaberrima chromosome 7, OglaRS2, whole genome shotgun sequence containing:
- the LOC127778814 gene encoding cytochrome b-c1 complex subunit 7-like isoform X1, which gives rise to MLSSLSAWLVNPRRNPLARLHMNAVASRLRKYGLRYDDLYDPYHDLDIKEALARLPREVVDARNQRLKRAMDLSMKHQYLPADAQAKQTPFRGYLSDMLALVKKESAEREALGALPLYQRTIP
- the LOC127778814 gene encoding cytochrome b-c1 complex subunit 7-like isoform X2 — its product is MLSSLSAWLVNPRRNPLARLHMNAVASRLRKYGLRYDDLYDPYHDLDIKEALARLPREVVDARNQRLKRAMDLSMKHQYLPADAQTPFRGYLSDMLALVKKESAEREALGALPLYQRTIP